The DNA window gcttcgccactgtaagacttcgactaaattttgcccttcttcttgtcaaacttaccatcctttcgtaagtgttttcctttaacggccaaaccttcgctaacagttgaaggtttatgctcctttcgtttgttcaagtccttagaatacagggctgattgaacttcttcaaaggtcagtgactcccttccatacaggagagtttctttgaagtgagcatgtgatcgaggcaaagaacacaatagtaacagcgcttgatcttcatcatcgatcttcacatcaatattttcaagatcaagaatcatcttgttgaacatatcaaactgctcagccaacactttgtcttcaatcatcttgaatgaatacaaagcttgcttcaggtagagtcgatttaccagcgatttggtcatatacaaactttcaagtttcacctataaccctgatgccgtcgtctcctttgatacctgccggagaaccttatcaccaaggctcaacaaaattgcgctgtgtgctttctcgatcatattcgtcttctctgctgccgtcaattctgcattaatgactgcctctcccttcaacgcttccaagcaaccctgctgaaccagtaggactttcatcttcaagcgccacagaccgaaatcattcactccgatgaacttttcaatctcatactttgttgaagtcatcttctccacgctcaacgcaccaatttgttgtgaaaaacgataccaataacaaagtataatagggaattagggaagataagaagaacacaagaattggttataactgctattcttttactttctcttaaaacaagattacaagtttacaagaataacaaataacctctctcaccctaaattaggatttgcagcttagcaatgatgagagactagtatgctatttataataaaatctaacatactaactaatgggctttttccacaaggcccattacacaagccaacttaataaacaagctaacttaacaaattagagtttaaacactaaaacctaatttaacatgatAACAAccatagcatcttcgacacaaacatgtgaacaaccttcgacttcatgcttaatcctgtcgaaccaagaagctatccttcgaccatactagagttcgatctaatATCTCACAGCTACATTCCTGAAATCAGTTCTTAAGTGATAATACAATGAATAATCATTTACAATATATTGAAATTGTAGAGACTGAAGATGTGTGTGTGATTTCAATAGATTATATGTTTACACTATGTCACATAATTTTTGATGGATTATATATTGTGCCATGTGTTTACTAGGATTCATAGCTAAACCTTTTCTGGTTTGTTATGTTTGTTCACATAATAAATTGGCCCTTCAATTTAACACTTTCAATATATGTTATTATCTCTTAGGTTTAAGACTTTTTAGTTTACTGCACAACTTCTTTTCTACAAATATTATGTTACTACCTCTTAGATTTAAgactttttaatttattatcactaaaattatCAATTTATTATTGTATTATAAGAAAACAATGAAAttgatatttgtaaattttaCCAATACCTTTAAATTTTATCAATAAAATTCACTATTTTTATGGGTCATTATCACCATAATACATTTTTTTAGATAAATGTTATCACTGAAACTCACTATTTACACGAGCCACTATcacaataatatttttattttattttaatcaataaaatatttttaaatatttataattattagacATATTAGATTTATTATGTTGGTGATTtgttaaatatttctttttaaatatttttatttattagtaattttataataataattatatatcaaCAACAACCAAATCTTACCGAATGATCTAAAATATGAATGAACTTACCCGTGCATAAATACGAATGAACTTATCCGTACGGATGCACGAGTCttctaataatttattttaataatatttaatttaaacaaagaatGCGAAGACATGTACATATTTGTTTGTTTCGTTAGTCATTTCGTGTACTATAGCATTGCTCATAGACAAAACACATTTTATCTCACAATATGTTTGATTATATTGTAACAAAGTTATATAACTTGTAACTACAACTTACTTGTATAATGACTATGTGTAAAAATTCGAAACACATTGCCTCAAGTTGGGCCAGAAAACTGATGGTTTTAAGCTAGAATTGGGTGTAAGTTTGAAAGGCCCATAAactgatcatatatatatatatatatatatatatatatatatatatatatatatatatatatatatatatatatatatatatatatatatatatatatatatatatatatatataagagagaGAGACAGCAATGATGGTTTTATGTTGAAGTGAAACAAACCCTAAAACATGTGGACTGATGAAAGTAAAGACAGATTCGGCGATCTGCCAGATTCGGCTGTGTTTGACATCCTCTCCTATCTGAAAACCAAAGAGGCCGTCCAAACTTGCATACTCTCCAAAAGATGGAACAATCTCACAAACAATCTTCCAATCATAACTTTAGATTGTGACCAGTTCAAATCTCTGGACAGTTTCGAGAGAGCATTATCTCAAATTCTATCTGTTCGCAACGAGTTCGACGACGTCCTCGACACTCTAGATTTGGCCCTCACCGAATTTGATTCCTATGATGATTTCCCTCAGTCGACCGACGAAGTCTTCAAACGCATGGTAAGGTATGCCCTTTCACATAGTGTCCGGCGATTACGATACCCTATCACCTCTCATATTAATCCATTCCCACCTGTATTTTCATCTCAGACTTTAACCTCTCTTGACCTTTCTGTTCCCGGTCGTTTTCTACAACCCACTGTAGTAATTTTATTTCCGACTCATTTGAATTTGCCATCATTAACCAACTTGACTTTAACATCTTTTGGATTTGGCCCTGACGACGACGGTTGTGCTGACCCCTTCGCTGCCTTTAACAAGTTAAATACTTTGACCATTATATATTGCGGTGTTGTTAATTCACCATTTCGAGGAGGAATCTATAGGGGGGTTGATTATAATCGGTCATTAAAACTCCGCATATCTCCACCCAGTCTTTGTACCTTTGCTTTTACCGGTAATATAAGTCTAGAACTATGTCTCACCCATCCTTGTTCTCTTAAACACCTACACATTGATGCTGAAGGCTTTGATGATTCCTCTCTCGTCCAAGACTATTCTGCACTCCTACTCACCTGGTTGCAAGGCTTTCCTAATATCACATCATTGACACTCTCTTCTAATACTCTGCAGGTTCCTCTTAAATATTCATGTCTTACTATTCTTATTTTCATTTCTCTTAAATATTCATGTCTTACTATTCTTATCTAATTTCTCTTGCACAGCTTCTATCTCTTGTTCCCGGTTTATTCAAGGTTAAACTTACTTCCTTGTATAACTTGGAGTCACTCCAAGTACAAATGAAACCGCTGTCATCCCAATTGTACACTATTTTGTGTTGCGGTGAGTTCATGATACCAGGCGTGGAGCTCTATCAAGCTACAATCGTACCTGATGGAGTAGTTGACTGTTTGATTCAAAACTCACCCTCAGCAAATGTTACCTTCATACCATATAATAAGGTCAAGTGTGATTTGATTatgtttttacttttatttttatttacttttaagtCCATTTGAAAATAGACTAGACCTGATAGAGACAAgttattaacaaatattttgaatttaaataatacCTCAAGACGGAAGTTGATTCATGTAGCCCACTTTATTAAGTGGGATTAGGCTAGGTTATTCTTGTTGTTATAAGTCTTTAAGTCTGAATTCTTAATCAAGTTCTTATGAGTGATTTTGATTTGCAAAATGATAGTTACTACAAGTCCTTAATAGTTTTAAATTTTCAATTGGCGCCAGATCCAAGATCCAAGAGAAGTTAAAATGAAAGATCCTCGTAGGAGACGCCGACGCCGCGGTCGAAAAGCTAAACAAATTTGATATGCTAAAGAAGAGACCAAAAGTAAATGGAGGCCCTATAACAAGAAATATGTGGCTTTGTGGAGCAACTGAAATGCAAGAATGGTAACTATGCTTGATAAATATATGGCTTTGTTGGAATCAAAAGTGTAATCTCATTACCAAACCAAACGTCCATCGTCCTAAATAACAAATAATGTACATATTGAGGAAATGGGTAGGACAAATGAGAATAGTCTTCCCCAACATTCTAATTTACTTATTTTACTCTCAACTTGTATCATTTTGCTATACTCTATACAGTTAATTTGGCTTTTGATATAGCTAAAACCAGAACTTGATCACAATTGCGGCTACAATTGTCCGGATTTTTTTAATATCAAGATTTGTGATGCGACTACAACTGACCCTGCTCGGCGACTGCAATCGCTATGTAAGACCTTGCTCGGCGACTGCAATCGCTATGCAAGACCTTGCTCGGCGACTGCAATCGCTATgtattatcatcttctttcaagttaccttaacattgtaacatgatccatatttatagtacatgaccaataaaaaccattaactcaaggaatacacaaaggttaggaacttaatttataggagttaaggaatataaaaagattggggaaaatgaacatccacatctattactattattcataacactcccccttggatgttcattgatgatatgcctcgttaaaaccttactagagaaaacccagtgggaaaaatttagtgaaggaaaaagagtacaatatcctttgaatgtgaattgcctcgttaaaaaccttaccaggaaaactcggcaggacaaaaccatggtgaagggaaaaagagtgcaaaaaatatgtatttctccccctcatgtaAATATTTATATGTGTGACGATATTCTTTGTAttcgttgcttaaaatgtctttctactcacaaccagaagtttgtgaaattattttctcaactaattaggctaagatcttgttttctggattttttagaaattcctctataagtatcacatatattattaaaattgatattgaatatcatgtgatatatgttcataaaaagaaaatggacccgaagatccattctttagacgtctaaagttaattatatggttgatacttatgagatcatcaattataaattatatatttgaaacacccagagtatgatattaagatatttattcacattaagccaacaagatactgtatcttagtcctccctaatttattctaatacttctcatctaaatgaacatttggatgtgttgtgtatattccaattgctccaatataatacattaagatgagtcatgaaagaatattagaaaaatataattaatatgaatctcaattttgaggatataatttcagaaaataatcaaatacttgattgctgcccagtaggctgattatcacttgataaattaattttcccaatattatggggagggaataagcagctgaaatcatgaacaagaagttgaAATGAAcaactgaaatcatgaacaagaagttcaaatgaataatttaaaataaattgttgtcttaaTCCTCGTACatatcaatatgaaccaaaagttcaaaatattattcatttgcaaagtttatgaaataaattatcatatgataatactccactcaaagtggattctcctattggataatataatattgtaaatgagttgttgttgcgcctgaagcgtggtatgaaagtcggttccaatgttaaaagtcctctactaagaaaagaaactacagatgacccaagtgaggatatgaaaatgctaagagcactttgacctaatttaattttcagttccagaagaacaaataaattacttgaaatatgaaataaagagatctcgataaattatgtcatggatgaaatggaatcgaatcgaaattgagataaccaaataaagtcaatattgacaatgtctttgtatgcaatatagcgctaaaagtgatcaatgataatgaggatcatgagtcaaagtctattaaagattgtagactaagtgagaattggccaaaataaatatatttaattgaagaagaattaaacttactttacaagtgactcacttttggacctgtagtccgaacacctcaaggtgtgaaactaattggatataaatgagtttttgtaaaaaagaaaaataagaatgatgtaaagtttgatttattgctcaatgattttcacaaagacctaagattgattttcaTAAAACATATTCACATGTAGTGGAATTaatcgatttttgataattaattagccttgtaacacatgaaggacttaatttgaacatgatggatgtaatgacatcttatttatatggttcacttaatagtgaaatttacgtgaaactccctgaagggttcaatataccagataTACACAACTCTGAATCTCAAGAACGCTACTCCATAAGATTGAATAAGTCTCTCTATGGGCTGGAAAAATCTGGACGAATATGGTATAATCGTCTTAGTGAATATTTGCTTAGAGAAGGatatacaaataattttatttgtccctgtatttttataaaaagatcagGAAAGCAATTTGCAATAATAGctatctatgtggatgacataaatattattggaactcctaaaGAGcgtccaaaagctataaattgcttaaataaagagtttgagatgaaggatct is part of the Vicia villosa cultivar HV-30 ecotype Madison, WI linkage group LG2, Vvil1.0, whole genome shotgun sequence genome and encodes:
- the LOC131645950 gene encoding putative F-box/FBD/LRR-repeat protein At4g03220; this translates as MWTDESKDRFGDLPDSAVFDILSYLKTKEAVQTCILSKRWNNLTNNLPIITLDCDQFKSLDSFERALSQILSVRNEFDDVLDTLDLALTEFDSYDDFPQSTDEVFKRMVRYALSHSVRRLRYPITSHINPFPPVFSSQTLTSLDLSVPGRFLQPTVVILFPTHLNLPSLTNLTLTSFGFGPDDDGCADPFAAFNKLNTLTIIYCGVVNSPFRGGIYRGVDYNRSLKLRISPPSLCTFAFTGNISLELCLTHPCSLKHLHIDAEGFDDSSLVQDYSALLLTWLQGFPNITSLTLSSNTLQLLSLVPGLFKVKLTSLYNLESLQVQMKPLSSQLYTILCCGEFMIPGVELYQATIVPDGVVDCLIQNSPSANVTFIPYNKIQDPREVKMKDPRRRRRRRGRKAKQI